Proteins encoded together in one Rhizobium bangladeshense window:
- a CDS encoding DUF2325 domain-containing protein, whose product MARKGKKGSNREVRDSAGEEVSQASHGRSKLDGRSFLYVGGRDCQVAHLRQIASNFGAELIHHDGGLREAVSRIDTLLPSVDCVFCPIDCISHDACLRVKTGCKKFSKAFIPLRNGSKSSLERALQTMNERDNSR is encoded by the coding sequence ATGGCTCGCAAGGGCAAGAAGGGATCGAACCGGGAGGTCCGCGACAGCGCGGGTGAGGAGGTCAGCCAGGCGTCCCACGGACGATCCAAGCTGGATGGCCGCAGTTTTCTGTATGTCGGCGGGCGTGACTGCCAAGTGGCGCATCTTCGCCAGATCGCCAGCAATTTCGGCGCCGAGCTCATTCATCACGATGGCGGCCTTCGCGAGGCGGTCTCCCGCATCGACACGCTGCTTCCCTCTGTCGACTGCGTGTTCTGCCCCATCGACTGTATCAGCCACGATGCCTGCCTGCGCGTGAAGACCGGCTGCAAGAAGTTCAGCAAGGCCTTCATCCCCCTCCGCAACGGCAGCAAGTCCAGCCTGGAACGTGCACTGCAAACAATGAACGAACGAGACAATTCCCGATGA